One part of the Nocardioides zeae genome encodes these proteins:
- a CDS encoding sulfite exporter TauE/SafE family protein: MSGFDPSWVEMVAILAAGGVAGAINTVVGSGTLVTFPTLLAFGVPPIVANASNTIGLVPGSLSGAWGYRRELAGQRARILRFASASALGGILGAVLLFALPDGAFSAIVPALIVLGLVLVVTGPRISAAIARRREARGLGERPEHGPWWLWPVVALCGVYGGYFGAAQGIIMMAFLGIGLDETLQRLNAMKNLLVALVNGIAGVLFAVFVDVDWLVVLLVGVGAVVGAQVGARYGRRLPDGVLRGIIVVVGVVALGVFLAG, from the coding sequence GTGAGCGGCTTCGACCCCTCCTGGGTGGAGATGGTGGCGATCCTCGCCGCCGGGGGCGTGGCGGGCGCCATCAACACGGTGGTCGGCTCGGGCACCCTCGTCACGTTCCCGACGCTGCTGGCCTTCGGCGTGCCGCCGATCGTGGCCAACGCCTCGAACACGATCGGTCTCGTGCCGGGCTCGCTGTCGGGCGCGTGGGGCTACCGCCGCGAGCTGGCCGGGCAACGGGCACGCATCCTGCGCTTCGCCAGCGCCTCCGCGCTCGGCGGCATCCTGGGTGCCGTCCTGCTGTTCGCCCTGCCGGACGGCGCGTTCTCCGCGATCGTCCCGGCGCTCATCGTGCTCGGCCTCGTGCTGGTGGTCACCGGCCCGCGGATCTCCGCGGCCATCGCCCGGCGGCGTGAGGCGCGGGGACTGGGGGAGCGTCCCGAGCACGGCCCCTGGTGGCTCTGGCCCGTGGTGGCGCTCTGCGGCGTCTACGGCGGCTACTTCGGCGCCGCCCAGGGCATCATCATGATGGCCTTCCTCGGGATCGGCCTCGACGAGACGCTGCAGCGGCTCAACGCCATGAAGAACCTGCTCGTCGCCCTCGTCAACGGCATCGCGGGCGTGCTCTTCGCCGTCTTCGTCGACGTCGACTGGCTCGTCGTCCTGCTCGTCGGCGTCGGCGCCGTGGTCGGCGCCCAGGTCGGGGCTCGCTACGGGCGCCGCCTGCCCGACGGCGTGCTCCGCGGCATCATCGTGGTGGTCGGGGTCGTGGCGCTCGGCGTCTTCCTCGCGGGCTGA